A region from the Tachysurus vachellii isolate PV-2020 chromosome 25, HZAU_Pvac_v1, whole genome shotgun sequence genome encodes:
- the invs gene encoding inversin isoform X1 translates to MATEQPLKTSGPAPLSSQVHAAAVNGDRSTLQRLITAEPCLRDSEDQFGRTPLMYCVLADRLDCAETLLKAGASVNKADRSKRTALHLAAQKGNVRFMKLLLSRHANWLLKDLEEMTPLHLATRHSNHKPLSLLLKHMAPGEVDTQDRNKQTALHWSAFYNHPEHVKLLIKHDSNIGIPDSEGKIPLHWAAHSKHPNATHTVRCILDAAPTESLLNWQDYEGRTPLHFAVADGNEAVVEVLTSYEGCSVTAYDNLFRTPLHWAALLGHARIVHLLLERNKSGMIPSDSQGATPLHYGAQSNYADTVVVFLKHPSVRDEPDLEGRTAFMWAAGKGSDDVIKVVLELKRDLDINMADKYGGTALHAAALSGHVSTVRLLMEKGAMVDPLDVMKHTPLFRACEMGHRDVILTLIKGGARVDLVDTDGHSALHWAALGGNAEVCEVLMENGLGPNLQDHAGRTPLQCAAYAGYINCMALLIQHDADPNIQDKEGRTALHWSCNNGYLDAVKLLLGCGAFPNHMEHTEERYTPLDYALLGEHQEVTQFLLEHGALSIAAIQDIAASSIQALYKGYKVRRAFKERKNLLMRHEQLRKDAAKKREEERRREAEQQLSLAGEQHPKISLVQVGSERPPLASTELSGEMKDMKPKGYKHRKSSKALRSQSHDRTEKKTKKPKEPEHRAETPDTSQLSALNLPITSQSTNSSDTRTDVCVSGVYTSEECVARPERHSPAGSSRPGSARHTHPAHSRPRTSGRTPESKTSNPAVASLPVAVDKSSTFVSVPMQAGREKSRTRDSRAEREMEKQARSRNEKERRTEREEEKSSRIEREADPFSERERERGWCKEVEKEKRTEKEKEHRRKSLQRRNQAARVIQTAWRRFCIRRRLKELLCGRIKRPEPAEVTALLIQFLWERPVHMDNTREKVLSKAQSPPAKAAAKKSSVLQSIYGGAQAKRGRSVRAVSALNTHSQSQLLHDLSLKPTKQLSGVECVHLLDSLNQAKQYSYHLRPQSASSQSRTKN, encoded by the exons ATG gctACAGAACAGCCTTTGAAGACATCAGGCCCCGCCCCCTTAAGCTCGCAGGTGCATGCAGCAGCCGTGAATGGAGACAGGAGCACCTTACAGAGACTGatcacag cAGAACCATGTTTGAGAGACAGCGAGGATCAGTTTGGCAGAACTCCTCTGATGTACTGCGTGCTGGCTGACCGTTTAGATTGTGCTGAGACGTTACTGAAGGCCGGCGCCTCCGTAAACAAAGCTGATCGCAGCAAAAGGACTGCCCTGCATCTCGCTGCACAGAAG gGCAATGTTCGTTTCATGAAGTTGCTCCTGTCGCGGCATGCTAATTGGCTGTTGAAGGATCTTGAGGAAATGACACCGTTGCACTTAGCAACACGTCACTCCAACCacaagcctctctctctcctgcttaaGCACATGGCGCCTGGAGAAGTGGATACTCAGGACAGGAACAAG caAACAGCGCTGCACTGGAGTGCGTTCTACAACCACCCTGAACATGTGAAGCTGCTGATCAAACACGACTCGAACATCGGAATACCTGACAGCGAGGGCAAGATTCCCCTGCACTGGGCAGCTCACAGCAAGCACCCTAACGCCACACACACTGTTCGCTGCATTCTG GACGCTGCTCCCACAGAGTCTCTTTTAAACTGGCAGGATTACGAAGGCCGGACTCCGCTTCATTTTGCAGTGGCTGATGGCAATGAAGCGGTGGTTGAAGTTTTGACTTCATACGAAGGCTGCAGCGTTACAGCCTACGACAACCTGTTCCGAACACCGCTTCACTGGGCCGCATTACTCG GTCATGCACGGATCGTTCATCTGCTGCTGGAGAGAAACAAGTCAGGGATGATCCCATCAGACAGCCAGGGAGCCACACCGCTGCACTACGGAGCTCAGAGCAACTATGCT GACACGGTGGTGGTGTTTCTGAAGCACCCATCGGTACGTGATGAGCCTGATCTGGAGGGCAGAACCGCCTTCATGTGGGCCGCTGGGAAGGGCAGCGATGATGTCATCAAAGTCGTGCTGGAGCTTAAACGAGATCTGGACATCAACATGGCTGACAAGTATGGAGGAACAG CACTGCATGCAGCTGCACTCTCAGGCCATGTATCCACTGTACGGTTGTTGATGGAAAAAGGAGCCATGGTGGACCCTCTGGATGTGATGAAACACACCCCTCTGTTCCGCGCCTGTGAGATGGGCCACCGTGACGTTATTCTCACCCTTATCAAAG gTGGGGCACGTGTGGACTTGGTGGACACAGACGGTCATTCTGCGCTGCACTGGGCAGCGCTGGGCGGAAATGCAGAGGTGTGCGAGGTGTTGATGGAGAACGGGCTCGGACCAAACCTGCAGGATCATGCAGGCAGGACGCCGCTGCAGTGCGCTGCGTACGCAGGGTATATAAATTGCATGGCCCTGCTTATCCAGCATGATGCTGACCCCAACATCCAGGATAAAGAG ggGAGGACGGCGCTTCATTGGTCATGTAATAATGGTTATTTGGATGCTGTGAAACTTCTTTTGGGATGTGGAGCCTTTCCTAACCACATGGAGCATACAGAGGAGAG gtacaCTCCTCTGGACTATGCCTTGTTGGGAGAGCACCAGGAGGTGACACAGTTCCTATTGGAGCACGGTGCACTGTCCATCGCTGCCATCCAAGATATCGCTGCCTCGTCTATTCAGGCTTTGTACAAAGGCTATAAAGTGCGACGAGCTTTCAAGGAGCGCAAGAACCTCTTAATGAGGCATGAGCAGCTCCGTAAAGATGCAGCcaa GAAGAGGGAAGAGGAGCGCAGGCGTGAAGCCGAACAGCAGCTCTCATTGGCCGGAGAACAGCATCCCAAGATCTCATTGGTCCAGGTTGGAAGTGAGAGGCCGCCGTTGGCGTCTACTGAACTCAGCGGTGAGATGAAAGACATGAAGCCGAAAGGTTACAAACATCGAAAATCATCAAAGGCACTTCGAAGCCAGTCACATGACAGGACTGAGAAAAAGACCAAAAAGCCAAAAGAGCCAG AGCACAGGGCTGAAACTCCAGACACCTCACAGCTGTCTGCTTTAAATCTGCCCATCACCTCTCAGAGCACCAACAGCTCAGACACAagaacagatgtgtgtgtgagcggtgtgtatACGTCTGAGGAGTGTGTAGCAAGGCCAGAGCGTCATTCTCCAGCAGGGTCCAGCAGACCGGGCAgtgccagacacacacaccctgctcaTTCAAGACCCAGGACTTCAGGTCGCACTCCAG AGTCCAAGACAAGCAATCCAGCTGTGGCATCCCTTCCCGTAGCTGTCGATAAATCCAGCACCTTCGTCTCGGTTCCTATGCAAGCAGGACGGGAGAAGAGCAGAACGAGAGACTCAAGGGccgagagagaaatggagaagcAGGCCAGGTCCAGGAACGAGAAGGAGCGAAGGAccgagagagaggaggagaagagctCGAGGATTGAAAGAGAGGCAGATCCCTtttcagaaagagaaagagagagaggttggtGCAAAGAGGTCGAAAAGGAAAAACGAacggaaaaagaaaaggagcaCAGAAGAAAGAGTCTCCAAAGAAGGAATCAAGCGGCGAGAGTAATACAGACAGCGTGGAGGAG GTTCTGCATTCGGAGACGTCTAAAAGAACTGCTGTGTGGTAGAATTAAAAGGCCTGAGCCTGCTGAAGTCACTGCTCTTCTGATTCAGTTTTTATGGGAGCGACCAGTCCACATGGATAACACTCGGGAGAAAGTCCTTTCTAAAGCACAGTCACCTCCCGCTAAAGCTGCAGCAAAGAAAAGCTCAGTGCTACAAAGTATTTATG GAGGAGCCCAAGCCAAAAGGGGGCGCTCTGTGAGAGCTGTGTCtgccctcaacacacacagccagagtCAACTACTGCACGACTTGTCGCTTAAGCCCACCAAACAAT tGAGTGGTGTGGAGTGTGTGCACTTACTGGACTCTCTGAATCAAGCAAAGCAGTATTCTTATCACCTGCGTCCTCAGAGTGCCAGCAGCCAGAGTAGAACCAAGAACTGA
- the invs gene encoding inversin isoform X2, whose protein sequence is MATEQPLKTSGPAPLSSQVHAAAVNGDRSTLQRLITEPCLRDSEDQFGRTPLMYCVLADRLDCAETLLKAGASVNKADRSKRTALHLAAQKGNVRFMKLLLSRHANWLLKDLEEMTPLHLATRHSNHKPLSLLLKHMAPGEVDTQDRNKQTALHWSAFYNHPEHVKLLIKHDSNIGIPDSEGKIPLHWAAHSKHPNATHTVRCILDAAPTESLLNWQDYEGRTPLHFAVADGNEAVVEVLTSYEGCSVTAYDNLFRTPLHWAALLGHARIVHLLLERNKSGMIPSDSQGATPLHYGAQSNYADTVVVFLKHPSVRDEPDLEGRTAFMWAAGKGSDDVIKVVLELKRDLDINMADKYGGTALHAAALSGHVSTVRLLMEKGAMVDPLDVMKHTPLFRACEMGHRDVILTLIKGGARVDLVDTDGHSALHWAALGGNAEVCEVLMENGLGPNLQDHAGRTPLQCAAYAGYINCMALLIQHDADPNIQDKEGRTALHWSCNNGYLDAVKLLLGCGAFPNHMEHTEERYTPLDYALLGEHQEVTQFLLEHGALSIAAIQDIAASSIQALYKGYKVRRAFKERKNLLMRHEQLRKDAAKKREEERRREAEQQLSLAGEQHPKISLVQVGSERPPLASTELSGEMKDMKPKGYKHRKSSKALRSQSHDRTEKKTKKPKEPEHRAETPDTSQLSALNLPITSQSTNSSDTRTDVCVSGVYTSEECVARPERHSPAGSSRPGSARHTHPAHSRPRTSGRTPESKTSNPAVASLPVAVDKSSTFVSVPMQAGREKSRTRDSRAEREMEKQARSRNEKERRTEREEEKSSRIEREADPFSERERERGWCKEVEKEKRTEKEKEHRRKSLQRRNQAARVIQTAWRRFCIRRRLKELLCGRIKRPEPAEVTALLIQFLWERPVHMDNTREKVLSKAQSPPAKAAAKKSSVLQSIYGGAQAKRGRSVRAVSALNTHSQSQLLHDLSLKPTKQLSGVECVHLLDSLNQAKQYSYHLRPQSASSQSRTKN, encoded by the exons ATG gctACAGAACAGCCTTTGAAGACATCAGGCCCCGCCCCCTTAAGCTCGCAGGTGCATGCAGCAGCCGTGAATGGAGACAGGAGCACCTTACAGAGACTGatcacag AACCATGTTTGAGAGACAGCGAGGATCAGTTTGGCAGAACTCCTCTGATGTACTGCGTGCTGGCTGACCGTTTAGATTGTGCTGAGACGTTACTGAAGGCCGGCGCCTCCGTAAACAAAGCTGATCGCAGCAAAAGGACTGCCCTGCATCTCGCTGCACAGAAG gGCAATGTTCGTTTCATGAAGTTGCTCCTGTCGCGGCATGCTAATTGGCTGTTGAAGGATCTTGAGGAAATGACACCGTTGCACTTAGCAACACGTCACTCCAACCacaagcctctctctctcctgcttaaGCACATGGCGCCTGGAGAAGTGGATACTCAGGACAGGAACAAG caAACAGCGCTGCACTGGAGTGCGTTCTACAACCACCCTGAACATGTGAAGCTGCTGATCAAACACGACTCGAACATCGGAATACCTGACAGCGAGGGCAAGATTCCCCTGCACTGGGCAGCTCACAGCAAGCACCCTAACGCCACACACACTGTTCGCTGCATTCTG GACGCTGCTCCCACAGAGTCTCTTTTAAACTGGCAGGATTACGAAGGCCGGACTCCGCTTCATTTTGCAGTGGCTGATGGCAATGAAGCGGTGGTTGAAGTTTTGACTTCATACGAAGGCTGCAGCGTTACAGCCTACGACAACCTGTTCCGAACACCGCTTCACTGGGCCGCATTACTCG GTCATGCACGGATCGTTCATCTGCTGCTGGAGAGAAACAAGTCAGGGATGATCCCATCAGACAGCCAGGGAGCCACACCGCTGCACTACGGAGCTCAGAGCAACTATGCT GACACGGTGGTGGTGTTTCTGAAGCACCCATCGGTACGTGATGAGCCTGATCTGGAGGGCAGAACCGCCTTCATGTGGGCCGCTGGGAAGGGCAGCGATGATGTCATCAAAGTCGTGCTGGAGCTTAAACGAGATCTGGACATCAACATGGCTGACAAGTATGGAGGAACAG CACTGCATGCAGCTGCACTCTCAGGCCATGTATCCACTGTACGGTTGTTGATGGAAAAAGGAGCCATGGTGGACCCTCTGGATGTGATGAAACACACCCCTCTGTTCCGCGCCTGTGAGATGGGCCACCGTGACGTTATTCTCACCCTTATCAAAG gTGGGGCACGTGTGGACTTGGTGGACACAGACGGTCATTCTGCGCTGCACTGGGCAGCGCTGGGCGGAAATGCAGAGGTGTGCGAGGTGTTGATGGAGAACGGGCTCGGACCAAACCTGCAGGATCATGCAGGCAGGACGCCGCTGCAGTGCGCTGCGTACGCAGGGTATATAAATTGCATGGCCCTGCTTATCCAGCATGATGCTGACCCCAACATCCAGGATAAAGAG ggGAGGACGGCGCTTCATTGGTCATGTAATAATGGTTATTTGGATGCTGTGAAACTTCTTTTGGGATGTGGAGCCTTTCCTAACCACATGGAGCATACAGAGGAGAG gtacaCTCCTCTGGACTATGCCTTGTTGGGAGAGCACCAGGAGGTGACACAGTTCCTATTGGAGCACGGTGCACTGTCCATCGCTGCCATCCAAGATATCGCTGCCTCGTCTATTCAGGCTTTGTACAAAGGCTATAAAGTGCGACGAGCTTTCAAGGAGCGCAAGAACCTCTTAATGAGGCATGAGCAGCTCCGTAAAGATGCAGCcaa GAAGAGGGAAGAGGAGCGCAGGCGTGAAGCCGAACAGCAGCTCTCATTGGCCGGAGAACAGCATCCCAAGATCTCATTGGTCCAGGTTGGAAGTGAGAGGCCGCCGTTGGCGTCTACTGAACTCAGCGGTGAGATGAAAGACATGAAGCCGAAAGGTTACAAACATCGAAAATCATCAAAGGCACTTCGAAGCCAGTCACATGACAGGACTGAGAAAAAGACCAAAAAGCCAAAAGAGCCAG AGCACAGGGCTGAAACTCCAGACACCTCACAGCTGTCTGCTTTAAATCTGCCCATCACCTCTCAGAGCACCAACAGCTCAGACACAagaacagatgtgtgtgtgagcggtgtgtatACGTCTGAGGAGTGTGTAGCAAGGCCAGAGCGTCATTCTCCAGCAGGGTCCAGCAGACCGGGCAgtgccagacacacacaccctgctcaTTCAAGACCCAGGACTTCAGGTCGCACTCCAG AGTCCAAGACAAGCAATCCAGCTGTGGCATCCCTTCCCGTAGCTGTCGATAAATCCAGCACCTTCGTCTCGGTTCCTATGCAAGCAGGACGGGAGAAGAGCAGAACGAGAGACTCAAGGGccgagagagaaatggagaagcAGGCCAGGTCCAGGAACGAGAAGGAGCGAAGGAccgagagagaggaggagaagagctCGAGGATTGAAAGAGAGGCAGATCCCTtttcagaaagagaaagagagagaggttggtGCAAAGAGGTCGAAAAGGAAAAACGAacggaaaaagaaaaggagcaCAGAAGAAAGAGTCTCCAAAGAAGGAATCAAGCGGCGAGAGTAATACAGACAGCGTGGAGGAG GTTCTGCATTCGGAGACGTCTAAAAGAACTGCTGTGTGGTAGAATTAAAAGGCCTGAGCCTGCTGAAGTCACTGCTCTTCTGATTCAGTTTTTATGGGAGCGACCAGTCCACATGGATAACACTCGGGAGAAAGTCCTTTCTAAAGCACAGTCACCTCCCGCTAAAGCTGCAGCAAAGAAAAGCTCAGTGCTACAAAGTATTTATG GAGGAGCCCAAGCCAAAAGGGGGCGCTCTGTGAGAGCTGTGTCtgccctcaacacacacagccagagtCAACTACTGCACGACTTGTCGCTTAAGCCCACCAAACAAT tGAGTGGTGTGGAGTGTGTGCACTTACTGGACTCTCTGAATCAAGCAAAGCAGTATTCTTATCACCTGCGTCCTCAGAGTGCCAGCAGCCAGAGTAGAACCAAGAACTGA